A region from the Bombyx mori chromosome 15, ASM3026992v2 genome encodes:
- the LOC119629631 gene encoding uncharacterized protein LOC119629631 isoform X2: MVRRRERSTRRPSAERPLATSLRAATEVRRSDDARHAKVNHERRATHIRSRSPSFSTNDVVKIIQSIKHGPESQPLPQNTPMINKNIDHKNILPNFDPSVKNQRIDVWLKKVNECASVYGWDDRTTIHFSLQKLQGFAKLWFESLDTILYTWQEWQDKLINAFPHELNYGQCLEDMLRRKSKLNEPIEQYYYEKLSLLNLCGISGKRAVDCIIHGISDRTMKSSALALRCSLPENLLQFLMSWDTDQLINDQSHLRNKNASDTESNSKKNSGQGIYCFNCKQQGHPYLQCPKPLDKCNKCGKIGHKTETCFNQEEGSSIGLVVSKNN, encoded by the coding sequence ATGGTACGGCGACGCGAGAGAAGTACACGGCGCCCTTCAGCCGAGAGGCCACTTGCGACCTCTCTTCGTGCAGCTACAGAGGTGCGCCGGAGTGACGATGCGCGGCATGCAAAAGTCAACCATGAACGTCGTGCCACACATATCAGGTCACGTAGTCCTTCCTTTTCTACTAATGATGTTGTCAAAATAATACAGTCTATTAAGCACGGTCCCGAATCTCAACCGTTACCGCAGAACACACCgatgattaataaaaatatagatcacAAGAATATTCTTCCAAATTTTGACCCTTCTGTTAAAAATCAGCGAATAGACGTGTGGCTGAAAAAGGTTAATGAATGCGCGTCGGTTTATGGTTGGGACGATAGGACTACTATACACTTTTCACTACAAAAACTTCAAGGATTTGCCAAGTTGTGGTTCGAGAGTCTAGATACGATCTTGTATACGTGGCAAGAGTGGcaagataaattaataaacgcGTTTCCTCACGAACTAAATTATGGCCAGTGCTTAGAAGACATGTTGAGACGAAAAAGCAAGCTTAATGAACCTATAGAGCAATACTATTATGAAAAACTGTCTCTGTTAAACCTATGTGGTATTTCTGGTAAGCGCGCTGTCGACTGCATAATTCACGGAATTAGTGACAGGACTATGAAGTCTAGTGCCTTAGCTTTGCGCTGTTCTCTTCCAGAAAATCTTTTACAGTTTTTAATGAGTTGGGACACAGATCAATTGATTAATGATCAATCGCATTTGAGAAATAAAAATGCCTCTGACACTGAATCAAATTCTAAAAAGAATTCCGGTCaaggtatttattgttttaactgCAAACAGCAGGGGCATCCGTATTTACAGTGCCCAAAGCCGCTAGATAAATGTAACAAATGTGGTAAGATAGGACATAAAACGGAAACCTGTTTTAATCAGGAAGAGGGTTCCTCAATCGGTTTGGTGGTCTCTAAAAATAACTAG
- the LOC119629631 gene encoding uncharacterized protein LOC119629631 isoform X1, producing MNREGTHHLMTPSRSRKGSRGEAGPNRSRTRSRSSRTCSRARELELYQERIQRLEQELQQEREMVRRRERSTRRPSAERPLATSLRAATEVRRSDDARHAKVNHERRATHIRSRSPSFSTNDVVKIIQSIKHGPESQPLPQNTPMINKNIDHKNILPNFDPSVKNQRIDVWLKKVNECASVYGWDDRTTIHFSLQKLQGFAKLWFESLDTILYTWQEWQDKLINAFPHELNYGQCLEDMLRRKSKLNEPIEQYYYEKLSLLNLCGISGKRAVDCIIHGISDRTMKSSALALRCSLPENLLQFLMSWDTDQLINDQSHLRNKNASDTESNSKKNSGQGIYCFNCKQQGHPYLQCPKPLDKCNKCGKIGHKTETCFNQEEGSSIGLVVSKNN from the coding sequence ATGAATAGAGAAGGCACACATCATTTGATGACACCCTCGCGCAGCCGTAAAGGAAGCCGAGGCGAAGCGGGTCCCAACCGATCTCGTACTCGCAGCCGTAGCTCTCGCACGTGCAGCCGGGCCCGGGAGCTGGAACTGTACCAAGAACGTATCCAGCGACTAGAACAGGAACTGCAGCAAGAGCGGGAGATGGTACGGCGACGCGAGAGAAGTACACGGCGCCCTTCAGCCGAGAGGCCACTTGCGACCTCTCTTCGTGCAGCTACAGAGGTGCGCCGGAGTGACGATGCGCGGCATGCAAAAGTCAACCATGAACGTCGTGCCACACATATCAGGTCACGTAGTCCTTCCTTTTCTACTAATGATGTTGTCAAAATAATACAGTCTATTAAGCACGGTCCCGAATCTCAACCGTTACCGCAGAACACACCgatgattaataaaaatatagatcacAAGAATATTCTTCCAAATTTTGACCCTTCTGTTAAAAATCAGCGAATAGACGTGTGGCTGAAAAAGGTTAATGAATGCGCGTCGGTTTATGGTTGGGACGATAGGACTACTATACACTTTTCACTACAAAAACTTCAAGGATTTGCCAAGTTGTGGTTCGAGAGTCTAGATACGATCTTGTATACGTGGCAAGAGTGGcaagataaattaataaacgcGTTTCCTCACGAACTAAATTATGGCCAGTGCTTAGAAGACATGTTGAGACGAAAAAGCAAGCTTAATGAACCTATAGAGCAATACTATTATGAAAAACTGTCTCTGTTAAACCTATGTGGTATTTCTGGTAAGCGCGCTGTCGACTGCATAATTCACGGAATTAGTGACAGGACTATGAAGTCTAGTGCCTTAGCTTTGCGCTGTTCTCTTCCAGAAAATCTTTTACAGTTTTTAATGAGTTGGGACACAGATCAATTGATTAATGATCAATCGCATTTGAGAAATAAAAATGCCTCTGACACTGAATCAAATTCTAAAAAGAATTCCGGTCaaggtatttattgttttaactgCAAACAGCAGGGGCATCCGTATTTACAGTGCCCAAAGCCGCTAGATAAATGTAACAAATGTGGTAAGATAGGACATAAAACGGAAACCTGTTTTAATCAGGAAGAGGGTTCCTCAATCGGTTTGGTGGTCTCTAAAAATAACTAG